One window from the genome of Candidatus Chlorohelix allophototropha encodes:
- a CDS encoding YajQ family cyclic di-GMP-binding protein has translation MASSFSFDVVSDFDYQEMVNVIDQTKRDVSTRYDLKDTKTEIELEKEQIEITTASEMSWDAIKDILETKAVRRNLSLKIFEYGKLEDASGMRKRIVIKLKKGLNQELAKEISKLIRDNSKAIPQIQGDTVRVTSKSKDELQGIMQLLKGKDFPAALQFTNYRQ, from the coding sequence ATGGCTTCGAGCTTTTCGTTTGATGTAGTGTCAGATTTCGACTATCAGGAAATGGTTAACGTAATTGATCAGACTAAACGTGATGTATCAACCCGTTACGATCTGAAAGATACCAAAACCGAAATTGAGCTTGAAAAAGAGCAAATTGAGATAACTACCGCCAGCGAAATGTCTTGGGATGCAATTAAAGACATTCTGGAAACCAAAGCGGTGCGGCGTAATCTTTCGCTAAAAATATTCGAGTACGGCAAACTGGAAGACGCTTCCGGTATGCGCAAACGCATCGTTATCAAGCTTAAAAAGGGCTTGAATCAGGAATTGGCTAAAGAAATCAGCAAACTGATTCGTGATAACTCCAAAGCGATACCCCAAATTCAGGGTGACACGGTGCGAGTTACCAGCAAAAGCAAGGACGAGTTGCAAGGTATTATGCAATTGCTAAAAGGCAAGGATTTTCCGGCAGCATTGCAGTTTACCAATTACAGGCAGTAA